TTTATGGGTAAAGTAGTTCAATAATAATACGGCTGTCACTTTACACTATTAAAAGATTTTGAGGGTGTAACTGTGATGCAAAGTAATAGGCTAAAAAGCGCTATTGATAGAATAGCGATAACTTTTTAGCACTTATTACGTCAGGATAAAAGTATTACGTACAGTATCCTGAACTAACCAACTGAGCTTATAGATTGAACTGATAAACTAAGTTTATCCACTTAACTAATCAGCTTCATCTATCCAAGCTAATTGAATGGCTTCTAATACACGTTCACCACAATGGGCAGGATCATCATTAAAGCGCTCAAGATCAAGCACCCATTGACGAAGATCAGTAAAGTTTAATGTAAGTGGATCTACATCAGGATATTGCTCAATTAAATCAAGCGCTATCTCTAATGAATCAATCCACTTAAGTCCTGCTGAAGTATTCATTTTTTGTCCTATGTGCAATTAAAGTGTAAATTATATTTATGCTAAAATAATAAATGAAACCAAAAGTAGTCGGCTATTAACATTAATATAAGCCATAACAACAGCAACCGTGCTCTTTTGCAATATACACACTCAGTTTTCCACCATTGCCGTAGTTTTATCATAAGCGTGTTTTCAGTCATTTATTGGAAGAATCTTTTTAGCATAGATTTATTTACTCCCGATTCTACAATAGTTTCACTACAATACAACGGTTTAAAACCATTTATTCCAACATAGCTTTGTAACTTATCTTCCGATGAAATATTCTTTTCAAAATCACCTGTAGCAGGATTGAAACGATACTCTTTAGACCATGCCGCTATATTTTCAGTTAACTTGTTAATAGCCTCAACAACAAATTTCGCTTCTTCATTGCTTGTTGTAGGGTGAAAAGAAGCTCTAATCCAACCCGGCTTTTCACAATAATTTCCTTCGTCAATTTGTTGAGTAATTTGTTGTGAAGTATTCTGATCAACGTTAAGTAAAATATGGCCGTAAGTTCCGGCACATGAACAACCGCCACGTGTTTGAATGCCAAATTTATCATTAAGTAAACGTACAACTAAATTGTAATGCACATTAGTGATATAAAATGACACTATCGCTAAACGGTCAATAATTTCAGGCTCAAGCATATTTACGGTTTTGTTTTTACTTAGCTCGGCCATTACATATTCTGTTAGTTCTTGCTCTCGCTTAGCAATATTGTCTGTACCCATCGCATCTTTTACTTTGATAGCTAACGCAGTACGAATACATTGTAAAAAACCTGGCGTGCCGCCATCTTCACGTATTTCAATATTATTAAAGAAACTATGCTTTCCCCACGGATTAGTCCAAGTAACTGTTCCGCCACCCGGATGGTCAGGGATTTTATTTTTATACAAACTTTTATTAAAAATAAGTACGCCAGAGCTGCCTGGACCGCCAAGAAATTTGTGTGGTGAAAAAAAGATAGCATCTAAAGTTTGTAACTTATCAACCGGGTGCATATCTATATCAACATAAGGCGCTGAGCAAGCAAAGTCGACAAAACATAACCCGTCATGCTGATGCATGATTTCAGCTAATTGATGGTAAGGAGTTTTTATACCCGTAACATTTGAGCAAGCTGTGAATGAGCCTATTTTTACTTTACGATTCTTATACTTTACTAATAACTCTTCTAAGTTTTCTAAAGAAGGTAAGCCGTTTTTGTCACTAGCAACAATTTCTAATGTAACATCACATTCATACCAAGTTGTTTGATTAGAATGATGTTCCATATGTGTAATAAATACGACTGGCTTATCTTCCTCACTAAAATTAACTTGCTCAGCCATGCGCTCCGGAATTCTCAATCCTAGAATTCGTTGGAATTTATTCACAACATCGGTCATTCCTGCGCCAGAGGTAATTAAAATATCGTTATCACAGGCATTGACATGACGCTTGATCACTTTTTGCGCATCATGATAAGCCAATGTCATGGTACTACCCGTCAAATTAGTTTCTGTATGGGTGTTTGCTACATAAGGACCAAGTGTATGGCTAATATAACTTTCTATTGGCTGATATAAACGACCGCTTGCAGTCCAGTCAGCATAAATGATTTGTTGTTGCTTACCATCAATTTCATGCTCAAGGTTTTGTCCTATAATGTGCTGACGAAATTTAGAAAAGTGCTGCTCTAATGACATAAGTA
The sequence above is a segment of the Colwellia sp. 20A7 genome. Coding sequences within it:
- the iscX gene encoding Fe-S cluster assembly protein IscX, whose translation is MNTSAGLKWIDSLEIALDLIEQYPDVDPLTLNFTDLRQWVLDLERFNDDPAHCGERVLEAIQLAWIDEAD
- a CDS encoding aminotransferase class V-fold PLP-dependent enzyme yields the protein MSLEQHFSKFRQHIIGQNLEHEIDGKQQQIIYADWTASGRLYQPIESYISHTLGPYVANTHTETNLTGSTMTLAYHDAQKVIKRHVNACDNDILITSGAGMTDVVNKFQRILGLRIPERMAEQVNFSEEDKPVVFITHMEHHSNQTTWYECDVTLEIVASDKNGLPSLENLEELLVKYKNRKVKIGSFTACSNVTGIKTPYHQLAEIMHQHDGLCFVDFACSAPYVDIDMHPVDKLQTLDAIFFSPHKFLGGPGSSGVLIFNKSLYKNKIPDHPGGGTVTWTNPWGKHSFFNNIEIREDGGTPGFLQCIRTALAIKVKDAMGTDNIAKREQELTEYVMAELSKNKTVNMLEPEIIDRLAIVSFYITNVHYNLVVRLLNDKFGIQTRGGCSCAGTYGHILLNVDQNTSQQITQQIDEGNYCEKPGWIRASFHPTTSNEEAKFVVEAINKLTENIAAWSKEYRFNPATGDFEKNISSEDKLQSYVGINGFKPLYCSETIVESGVNKSMLKRFFQ